CGGCGCGGATCGCTTTGTCGTCCGCGACCTGCGCGAGGTGTTCCTGCGCGAATACCTCTTTCCGATGATCCAGGCCCGCGCCAAATACGAGGAGCGCTATCTCCTTGGCACGTCCATCGCGCGGCCGCTCATCGCCAAGGCGATGATGGATATCGTCGAGGAGGAGGGCGCCGACGCGGTGTCCCACGGATGCACCGGCAAGGGCAACGACCAGGTGCGCTTCGAGCTGACGTTCCGGGCGTTCAACCCGTTCGTGCGCATCATCTCGCCCTGGCGCGAGTGGTCGATCAAAAGCCGCGAGGACGCGCTCGCCTACGCCGCCGAGCGCGACGTGCCGGTCGATGCGCGCCCCGACAAGATCTACAGCCACGACGACAATCTCTGGCATGTCTCCAGCGAAGGCGGAAAGCTCGAGGATCCGTGGAACGAGCCGCCCGAGGAGATCTACCACATCACCGCGTCGCCGCTTGACGCGCCTGACGAGCCGGAGACGATCGTCCTTGAATTCACCGGCGGCGTGCCGGTCGCATTGAACGGCGAGCGCCTCGGGCCGGTCGAGCTGCTTTCACGCCTCAACGCCATCGGTGGGCGCCACGGCGTCGGCCGCATCGACATCGTCGAAAACCGCCTGGTCGGCATGAAAAGCCGCGGCGTGTACGAAACGCCCGGCGGCACGATCCTCTACTTCGCGCATCACGAACTCGAATCGCTCGTGCTCGACGCGCAGACGATGCACTTCAAGGAATCGCTCGCGCCCAAATACGCGGAGATCGTCTACAACGGTCTTTACTTCACGCCGCTGCGCGAGGCGCTCGACGCCTTCGTCGCGACCACGCAGCACAACGTCACCGGCGAGGTGCGCCTGCGTCTCTACAAGGGATCGGTCACCGTGCGCGGCCGGCGAAGCCCGTACACGCTCTACCGCGAGGATTTCGCCACCTTCGGCCAGGCCGACGTCTACGACCAGATGGACGCCAAGGGTTTCATCGAACTGTATGGCCTGCCCATCAAGATCCGAAGCATGATCGAGCAGGAGGGCGGCGAGCGCCTGGCCGGCTACCGCGCGCCCAACTACTCCAAGTTCAAGCGCGACTGATGACGCTCTGGAAGGGACGGACCGGCGGCACGCTCGACGCGGCGATGGAGCGCTTAAACCGCAGCCTGCCCGTCGATATCCGCCTGCTCGCCTACGACATTGCCGTCAACCGCGCGTGGATCGCGGAACTGGCGCGCCTTGGCGTGCTTTCGCCGGGCGAGGCCGAGGATCTGGCCGCCGAGCTCGACAACATCGCCGAGGAGCACGAAGCGGGCGCGTTTGTCGCCGGCGAGCTGCCCGATGAGGACGTGCACAGCCTTGTCGAGCGACTTCTCACCGAGCGCGTGGGCGAAGCGGGCGCGCGCGTGCACAGCGGACGGTCGCGCAACGATCAGGTCGCGACCGATCTGCGCCTGTATCTCAAGGACGCGTGCGACGACATCATCGCCGCGATCCGCGAATTGGCGGGCGTGCTGCTCGAAACGGCCGAGGTCCACGCAGCAACGGTGATGCCCGGATACACGCACCTGCAACCCGCTCTGCCGGTGACGCTCGGCTTCGATCTGGCGTCGTTCGCGTCCGAACTGTCGCGCGATCTCGACCGCTTCGCTGACGCGAGAAAACGCGCGGACGATTGCCCTCTCGGCGCGGGCGCCCTGGCCGGGTCGGGATTGCCGGTCGATCGCGTCGAGCTTGCTAACGCGCTCGGTTTCGCGCGCCCGATGGCGAACGCGCTTGACGCCGTTTCGTCCCGCGACGCCGCGCTCGAATTCTGCTTCGCGTCCGTGCAATGCGCGCTCACGCTTTCGCGCCGCGCCGAGGATGGGATCATCCGCGCCACGCGCGAATTCGCGCACCTGCGTTTGCCGGACGCGACAAGCACGGGCTCTTCGATGATGCCGCAAAAGCGCAATCCCGACGGCCTGGAGCTTGTACGCGCCAAGGCCGCGGCGATCCTCGGCCGCGCGACCGGCCTCGCCGCGCTTCTCAAGGGCCTGCCGCACGCCTACGCCAAGGATCTGCAGGAAGACAAGGCGGCTGTCTTCGAAACGCACGACGCGCTGCGCCTTTCGATCGACGTCATGCGCGCGCACTACGACGCGCTCGAATATGACGTGGATGCGATGGCCGCGGGCATTCCGCTCGCTTGCGCGGCGACGGATTTCGCCGACGCGCTTGTCGCCAAAGGAGTGCCGTTTCGCAGGGCGCATGAGATTGTTTCGTCGCTCATCCGCGAGCTCGAGGACGCGGGGCAGGATATCGCGGACCTCGCGCCCGACGAGATTGCCCGCCGGCTCGACTTGCCCGAGGAGGTCGCCCGCTGGTCGCCCCAGGCGTCCATCGAGCGCCGCCGCGTCCTTGGCGGCACCGCCGTGGCCGCCGTCCGCGCGCAGATCGCCGCGCTCCGCCGCCACTTCGCGGCCGGCTGAAACCGCGCGCGCCGTCGTATTCCGTATCCCGCTGCCGCGACACGTCGCGCCCGTTTCCCGAATTTTCGTTGGACTTGAGAGACAGCCCGGACATGACGGACGGACGTGGCCGGTGCTGCAAAATGTGGAAACCGCGCTGCCAGGGGGTGGCAGCGCGGGTTCCGTTGCTCATGCAGGCGGATCGGTGTGGGTTCCGATCCAAGGAGGATTTTTGAGACCGGTGAGTCCGGCCTCGGCTGGGCTCGTCTATTTCTTGTCGAACGCTCCGTCTTTAAGGATCTGTTCGCGTTTTTCGTTGCTCATTCGCAGGCGACCAGATTTCGCCCGACGCAATTGTATGCAGCAACGTGCGTGCCAAATCGAAATTTTTCGATATCAGAGGCCGATTTCGCCTTCTTAATTACATAAATACGCATATTTGCATGAAATTTTTTCCGCCCGGCGAATGTTTTTTCACAAAAACCCGGGCGTCGCGGCGATCTTGGGGTGACGCCCGACGTGAGAATTCACCGGAGGCGTCAAATTTTCGTGGGGGATTAAGGAGGCTGGAACGCCGGGCGCGCGCGAGGCTATTTTCTATTTCCTATTTTTGATTTCCTGTTTACGATGCGCTCTCCATTCCATCGGATAATTGAAAAGGAGACGGCGCATGTCCCGGCGGTTCGTGGCCTTTCCCGTGGTACTCATCGTTTTGTGTCTGGGGGCGTCCGCACTTTTCGCGATCAGCGGGTGCGAGGACGACGAAGAGGACGAACCGAGCGGCCCGGTCAATTCGCCGGACGGCGACGACGACTCAGAGCCGTTTATTCCCGAGAACGACGACGACGCCGCGGCGGACGATGACACGGATGGCGGCGGCGGTGGTGTCCATTGCTGCCACGCGCTTTGTATCGAGGAGTGCAATCTTTTTGGCGGAACGGTTGAAACCGTGGCCTCCGACGCCGAATGCGAGGTCGAGGCGACCAATATCTGCGCTTCCGAGGGATGCGCGCTCGACGAATACGCCTTTTTTGCCAATTGCGCTTCTTGCGCCATCGATGGCGACTGCTATCCGGATTGGAAAAAGGGCTTCACGGACTTCCGCGTCGAATACCAGGCCGCAAAGGGCCGCACGCTCTATTACAAACCGTAGCCGCCGCGAGCCGGACCGATGGCCGCTCCCACGATCGTCGACGCGTGGATCCAGCATCCGACGCGCGGGTTCATCAATCACCCGATGTTCGCGTCGCTTCGCCGATGGCTGCGCATCGACAATGTCGTGGTCGACATTCCGCATGAGATGACGCTCGCGGCGATGGACGAGGCCGGCGTTTCGATCGGCGTCGCCTGCGCGTGGCATGGACCCGACGGCGCGATGATCTCGAACGACGATGTCGCCGCGCTCGTCGCGGCGCACCCCGACCGTTTCATCGGCCTGGCCGCTGTCGATCTCATGCGCCCGGCGGACGGCGTCGCCGAGTTCAAATCGCGCGTTGGCGGCGAGGGATTCCGCGGCGCGCGCGTTCTGCCGTGGCTGTGGAATCTGCCGCCGACGGATCGCCGTTATTATCCGCTGTTCGCCGCCTGCTGCGAGCTTGGCGTACCCGTCTGCTGGCAGGTCGGGCACACGGGCCCGTTGCGCCCGTCGGATCCCGGCCGACCGATTCCGTATCTCGAGCAGGTCGCACTCGATTTTCCGGAACTCGTCATCGTCGGCGGCCACATCGGCCATCCGTGGGTGACGGAGATGATCTCCTGCGCGACGAAATTCGAGAACGTCTACATCGATACTTCGGCTTACGTACCGAAGCGATTCCCCGCCGCGCTTGTCGCGTACATGCGCGGCCACGGCCGGCGCAAGGTCCTGTTCGGTTCGAACTTTCCCATGCTGATGCCCGCGCGGTGCCTGGAAGGGCTCGACGATCTTGGCCTCGACGACGAGGCGAAGGCGCTCTACCTCGCGGGTAACGCGATGCGCGTCTTCGGGATTGGACAAGGCTGAAAGGCGTATCCGCTCCTTGACGGTCGCGGTGCCAATCCGGGGGGCGAGGCGTTCGCACGGGCGCCAAACAAAAAACGGCCGGCCATCCCTTCGGATCGCCGGCCGTTTTGTTTTCGTCCGTGCTTTATCGCCGTGCGATCATCAGCCCTGCGTTTCGGCGAATACCTGATCCATGCACGCGATTAAGTCTGAGTA
This window of the bacterium genome carries:
- a CDS encoding amidohydrolase family protein — its product is MAAPTIVDAWIQHPTRGFINHPMFASLRRWLRIDNVVVDIPHEMTLAAMDEAGVSIGVACAWHGPDGAMISNDDVAALVAAHPDRFIGLAAVDLMRPADGVAEFKSRVGGEGFRGARVLPWLWNLPPTDRRYYPLFAACCELGVPVCWQVGHTGPLRPSDPGRPIPYLEQVALDFPELVIVGGHIGHPWVTEMISCATKFENVYIDTSAYVPKRFPAALVAYMRGHGRRKVLFGSNFPMLMPARCLEGLDDLGLDDEAKALYLAGNAMRVFGIGQG
- a CDS encoding argininosuccinate synthase, with protein sequence MTNGAPVRTCVLAYSGGLDTSIIIPWLKENYACRVVAFAADLGQGLDAAALEKKALATGADRFVVRDLREVFLREYLFPMIQARAKYEERYLLGTSIARPLIAKAMMDIVEEEGADAVSHGCTGKGNDQVRFELTFRAFNPFVRIISPWREWSIKSREDALAYAAERDVPVDARPDKIYSHDDNLWHVSSEGGKLEDPWNEPPEEIYHITASPLDAPDEPETIVLEFTGGVPVALNGERLGPVELLSRLNAIGGRHGVGRIDIVENRLVGMKSRGVYETPGGTILYFAHHELESLVLDAQTMHFKESLAPKYAEIVYNGLYFTPLREALDAFVATTQHNVTGEVRLRLYKGSVTVRGRRSPYTLYREDFATFGQADVYDQMDAKGFIELYGLPIKIRSMIEQEGGERLAGYRAPNYSKFKRD
- the argH gene encoding argininosuccinate lyase; this translates as MTLWKGRTGGTLDAAMERLNRSLPVDIRLLAYDIAVNRAWIAELARLGVLSPGEAEDLAAELDNIAEEHEAGAFVAGELPDEDVHSLVERLLTERVGEAGARVHSGRSRNDQVATDLRLYLKDACDDIIAAIRELAGVLLETAEVHAATVMPGYTHLQPALPVTLGFDLASFASELSRDLDRFADARKRADDCPLGAGALAGSGLPVDRVELANALGFARPMANALDAVSSRDAALEFCFASVQCALTLSRRAEDGIIRATREFAHLRLPDATSTGSSMMPQKRNPDGLELVRAKAAAILGRATGLAALLKGLPHAYAKDLQEDKAAVFETHDALRLSIDVMRAHYDALEYDVDAMAAGIPLACAATDFADALVAKGVPFRRAHEIVSSLIRELEDAGQDIADLAPDEIARRLDLPEEVARWSPQASIERRRVLGGTAVAAVRAQIAALRRHFAAG